The following proteins are co-located in the Rippkaea orientalis PCC 8801 genome:
- a CDS encoding glycosyltransferase family 8 protein yields MDVLFCFDKNYEQHFGVAITSLILNNTNKIKTIHLVTKDNSKDFLKKIDKLKSKTQAKFFIYSPDDKDLSNVKVSAHISTAAYYRLLAPELLPQDLKKILYLDSDLVVNSSLENLYNMDISDDILAAYAGGKMGPGTKKRLQLTGDFYFNSGVMLINLEAWRTENIGNKCFKFLQENPDMIRLWDQDALNKIVDGKFLNIDGIWNSLVDLTTGETRVTNQSIIIHFTGTLKPWQSWCIRPEKRIYWYYLRQSPWSNAYPQFPKNFQEMLLAIKSVYKQIKPKK; encoded by the coding sequence ATGGATGTTTTGTTTTGTTTTGATAAAAATTATGAGCAGCATTTTGGAGTTGCGATTACTTCTCTTATTCTGAATAATACTAACAAAATTAAAACAATTCATCTAGTCACTAAAGATAACAGTAAAGACTTTTTAAAAAAAATAGATAAATTGAAGTCAAAAACTCAAGCAAAGTTCTTTATTTATTCACCTGACGACAAAGATTTGAGTAATGTAAAAGTTTCTGCCCATATTTCCACAGCAGCCTATTATAGATTACTTGCCCCTGAACTTCTACCACAAGATCTTAAAAAAATTCTTTATTTAGATAGTGATTTAGTGGTTAATAGTTCCCTAGAAAACTTATATAATATGGATATTTCTGATGATATTTTAGCAGCATACGCCGGTGGAAAAATGGGACCTGGAACTAAAAAAAGACTACAATTGACGGGTGATTTTTATTTTAATTCTGGGGTAATGCTCATTAATTTAGAAGCTTGGCGCACTGAAAATATTGGCAATAAATGCTTTAAATTTTTACAAGAAAACCCCGATATGATTCGGTTATGGGATCAAGATGCTTTAAACAAAATAGTTGATGGAAAATTTTTAAATATAGATGGTATTTGGAACTCATTAGTCGATTTAACAACCGGAGAAACAAGAGTCACTAACCAATCCATTATTATTCATTTTACAGGTACACTTAAACCTTGGCAAAGCTGGTGTATTAGACCCGAAAAACGAATCTATTGGTACTATCTTAGACAATCTCCTTGGTCAAATGCTTATCCCCAATTTCCCAAAAATTTCCAAGAGATGTTATTGGCTATCAAGTCAGTTTATAAACAAATTAAACCGAAAAAATAA
- a CDS encoding NAD(P)H dehydrogenase subunit NdhS, translated as MIILPGTTVRVVNPDDTYYCFEGLVQRVSDGKAAVLFEGGNWDKLVTFRLAELEVFDPTAAKKKK; from the coding sequence ATGATCATTTTACCTGGTACAACCGTAAGAGTCGTTAATCCCGATGATACTTACTACTGCTTTGAAGGATTAGTTCAACGAGTGAGTGATGGCAAAGCGGCTGTCCTATTTGAAGGAGGAAACTGGGATAAACTCGTCACCTTTAGACTCGCAGAACTAGAAGTATTTGATCCCACAGCAGCCAAGAAAAAGAAATAG
- a CDS encoding HAS-barrel domain-containing protein: MRLPLPQFLSDNRQPNHIAEVIETSTTEFLAQCLEPEELNFPVMPPFGSWVKARDEESGNKIYGIVTYATTSPIDSVHRARALGLSLTDLREQQPQIFAMLKTEFRAAIVGFETPENSVNGNGQHLGKIYQYLPPRPPQIHQGVYQCQPQEIIHFSDKIDFLRILLQVKNSPPEALVAASIREIYLLRKADRDWLVKVGRTLSILLKDDYDRLQYILSQVTL, encoded by the coding sequence ATGCGTCTTCCTTTACCCCAATTTCTCTCCGATAACCGTCAACCCAATCATATTGCCGAAGTGATTGAGACATCTACCACGGAATTTTTAGCCCAATGTCTTGAACCTGAAGAACTGAATTTTCCTGTGATGCCTCCCTTTGGCAGTTGGGTAAAAGCCCGTGATGAAGAATCGGGCAATAAAATCTATGGTATTGTTACCTATGCTACTACTTCTCCCATTGATTCAGTACACCGCGCTAGGGCGTTAGGGTTATCTTTAACTGATTTACGCGAACAGCAACCCCAAATTTTTGCAATGTTAAAAACGGAATTTCGCGCTGCTATTGTGGGGTTTGAAACTCCAGAAAATTCAGTTAATGGAAATGGACAACATCTCGGAAAAATTTATCAATATTTACCGCCTCGTCCTCCTCAAATTCATCAAGGGGTTTATCAATGTCAGCCCCAAGAAATCATTCATTTTAGCGACAAAATAGACTTTTTACGGATTTTGTTACAAGTCAAAAATTCACCCCCTGAAGCTTTAGTTGCCGCCTCAATTCGAGAGATCTATCTATTACGAAAAGCCGATAGAGATTGGTTAGTTAAAGTCGGGCGCACTTTAAGTATCTTACTCAAAGACGACTACGATCGCCTACAATATATTCTCAGTCAAGTTACCCTATAA
- a CDS encoding Fe2+-dependent dioxygenase, translating into MILTINEVLTSSELNKLLDGLSRAPFVDGKTTAGWHAKLVKNTVQLDKNSQEWKKAENIVKTALDRNMLLKMAVLPKRIHSLLFSRYETGMSYGSHVDNGFMGGQEFWRSDVSFTLFLTSPDSYKGGELVIEMTEGERIYKLEAGSMIVYPSSFLHRVETVTDGVRLVVVGWIESLVRDPSEREFLFDLDTVRRSIFTKEGKSLEFDILSKTYANLLRKWGK; encoded by the coding sequence ATGATTCTAACCATTAATGAGGTTTTAACTTCCTCAGAATTGAACAAGTTACTTGACGGTTTGTCCCGCGCGCCTTTTGTGGATGGAAAAACGACGGCAGGATGGCACGCAAAATTAGTAAAAAACACGGTACAATTAGATAAAAATAGTCAAGAGTGGAAAAAAGCAGAAAATATAGTAAAAACGGCTTTAGATAGAAATATGCTGCTAAAAATGGCAGTTTTACCTAAACGAATTCACTCTTTACTATTTAGTCGCTATGAAACGGGGATGTCCTATGGCAGTCATGTAGACAATGGCTTTATGGGAGGCCAAGAATTTTGGCGTTCTGATGTTTCTTTTACCTTGTTTTTGACTTCTCCTGATAGCTATAAAGGGGGAGAATTAGTGATTGAAATGACTGAAGGAGAAAGGATTTATAAACTAGAAGCAGGGTCAATGATTGTTTATCCTTCTTCGTTTTTACACCGTGTTGAAACCGTTACGGATGGGGTAAGATTAGTGGTAGTTGGATGGATTGAAAGTTTGGTCAGAGATCCTTCAGAACGGGAATTTTTATTTGATTTAGATACGGTTCGCCGTTCGATTTTTACTAAAGAGGGTAAGAGTTTGGAGTTTGATATTCTATCAAAAACTTATGCTAATTTATTACGAAAATGGGGAAAATAA